A genomic segment from Lignipirellula cremea encodes:
- a CDS encoding N-6 DNA methylase, producing MNSGIVGRMPREFFQYPETWQLFELLEVAARRSAVSRAVVFEDFLEMSICALSGGRMEEQYLQVVAKHTAGKKGERGVDSLAALFAAAVNQMESDPADELKDVLGDLFQGAITYGEDGQYYTPSPIARMMAKLSLGDFERPTDRTPTVCDPASGSGRMLLAVAEESRQFEFVGQDIDLRCVKMTALNLGLRNLYGYAVHANSLSLQTHRAYRTGFDGRGFIKEIPLEACPAPVRQAIAKPTPTPSAKPDGDPKDGVPRTQLELF from the coding sequence ATGAATTCTGGCATTGTCGGCCGCATGCCGCGTGAGTTCTTTCAATATCCTGAAACCTGGCAGCTGTTTGAGCTGCTGGAAGTCGCCGCCCGACGTTCGGCGGTGAGCAGGGCGGTCGTCTTTGAAGATTTTCTGGAAATGTCGATTTGTGCTCTGTCCGGCGGCCGAATGGAAGAGCAGTATCTGCAGGTTGTCGCCAAGCACACGGCCGGCAAGAAAGGGGAGCGGGGCGTTGATAGTCTGGCCGCTCTGTTCGCCGCCGCGGTCAACCAGATGGAAAGTGATCCGGCCGACGAGTTGAAAGACGTGCTCGGCGATCTGTTCCAAGGCGCCATCACCTATGGCGAAGACGGTCAGTATTACACCCCGTCGCCGATCGCCCGGATGATGGCGAAGCTCAGTCTCGGCGATTTTGAACGGCCGACCGATCGCACGCCGACCGTCTGCGATCCCGCCAGCGGCTCCGGTCGGATGCTGCTGGCCGTCGCCGAAGAGAGCCGCCAGTTTGAATTTGTCGGCCAGGACATCGATTTGCGCTGCGTGAAAATGACGGCGCTGAACCTCGGGCTGCGAAACCTGTATGGCTACGCCGTGCATGCCAACAGCCTCAGTCTGCAAACCCATCGGGCGTACCGCACCGGCTTCGACGGCCGCGGCTTCATCAAGGAGATCCCACTCGAAGCATGTCCCGCGCCGGTCCGCCAAGCAATTGCCAAGCCGACGCCGACGCCCTCGGCAAAACCAGACGGAGATCCTAAAGACGGCGTTCCTCGCACGCAGCTCGAGTTATTTTGA
- a CDS encoding DUF3991 and TOPRIM domain-containing protein, with protein sequence MGISGRSDELNGFKTQINLCEFAADRGFVLDRRHSSRSSAVMRHPSGDKIIVARAANRHWIYFNVHDDRDQGTIIDFLQYRDRLTLGGVRKALRSWTGGSSTANIPTQPLFEDLVPSEHDAGRVLATWMRAQPIPGAHAYLEQRHISRQVLADPIFADRIRIDGRRNALFPHWNSDAEICGFEVKNAGFTGFAPGGVKGLWASRPRPNDCELYICETAIDALSAAQLFGTERKRFLSTAGQVSPYQSELLRSAATKMPPGSTILLATDNDPAGRKLAYAIQTSLAAADLPDKQIVTRLPEGEGADWNDVLRQRLENHPAVPPALE encoded by the coding sequence ATGGGAATCTCCGGACGAAGCGATGAATTAAACGGTTTCAAAACGCAGATCAACCTCTGCGAATTTGCGGCCGATCGCGGGTTTGTACTCGATCGTCGCCACAGCAGTCGCAGCAGCGCCGTGATGCGGCATCCGAGCGGCGACAAGATCATTGTCGCCAGGGCGGCCAACCGACATTGGATTTACTTTAACGTCCACGATGATCGCGACCAGGGCACCATCATCGACTTCCTGCAGTATCGCGACCGCCTAACGCTTGGCGGCGTACGCAAGGCATTGCGGTCATGGACCGGCGGGAGTTCCACGGCGAACATCCCTACGCAGCCATTATTCGAGGACTTGGTTCCAAGCGAACACGACGCAGGCCGCGTGCTGGCGACCTGGATGCGAGCCCAGCCAATCCCCGGCGCTCATGCCTACCTGGAGCAGCGGCACATCTCGCGACAAGTGCTGGCGGATCCCATCTTCGCGGATCGAATCCGCATCGACGGACGACGAAACGCCCTCTTCCCGCACTGGAATTCCGACGCCGAAATATGCGGCTTCGAGGTCAAAAACGCCGGCTTCACAGGCTTCGCGCCGGGCGGCGTCAAAGGTTTGTGGGCGTCGCGGCCGCGGCCAAATGATTGCGAACTCTACATCTGTGAAACGGCGATCGACGCCTTGAGCGCCGCCCAGCTCTTTGGAACGGAGCGAAAGCGGTTCCTCAGCACGGCCGGGCAAGTCAGCCCTTACCAGTCCGAACTCTTGCGATCGGCGGCGACCAAAATGCCGCCCGGCAGTACGATCCTCCTGGCGACCGACAACGATCCCGCCGGCAGAAAGCTGGCGTACGCCATCCAGACATCGCTCGCAGCAGCAGATCTGCCTGACAAACAGATCGTCACTCGTTTGCCGGAAGGCGAGGGGGCAGATTGGAATGACGTCCTTCGTCAGCGATTGGAAAACCACCCGGCCGTTCCGCCTGCACTGGAATGA
- a CDS encoding recombinase family protein — MDPLRENEIACYCRVSSRQQKNASQRAEIERWLGGRGVDPHSVRWFEDVETGKTLQRPAFEKLQAAIGHGKVKTVVVWKLDRVSRRLKDGVNLLADWCEAGIRVVSVTEQIDLSGPVGRMIASVMFGLAEIELEFRRERQAAGIRLAKKRGVYRGRRRGTTKAKPERVQELRERGLSIAEVARAVGVSERTAYRYLAASTRQCEKS; from the coding sequence ATGGACCCGCTTCGAGAAAATGAAATCGCTTGCTATTGCCGTGTGTCGTCGCGACAGCAGAAAAATGCGAGTCAAAGGGCCGAGATTGAAAGGTGGCTCGGCGGCCGCGGCGTGGATCCCCACTCCGTTCGTTGGTTTGAAGATGTGGAAACGGGCAAGACGCTGCAGCGGCCGGCGTTTGAAAAATTGCAGGCAGCCATTGGTCACGGCAAAGTGAAAACGGTTGTGGTCTGGAAACTCGATCGTGTCTCCCGCCGTTTGAAGGACGGCGTCAATTTGCTGGCCGATTGGTGCGAGGCCGGGATTCGCGTTGTTTCGGTGACCGAACAGATCGACCTGTCTGGCCCGGTGGGACGGATGATCGCCAGCGTCATGTTCGGCCTGGCGGAGATCGAATTGGAGTTTCGGCGTGAACGGCAAGCGGCCGGCATCCGGCTCGCCAAGAAGCGCGGCGTCTATCGAGGTCGCAGACGGGGCACGACCAAGGCGAAGCCCGAACGCGTGCAAGAACTCAGGGAACGCGGACTATCCATCGCTGAGGTTGCCCGGGCAGTCGGCGTCAGCGAACGCACGGCCTATCGCTACCTGGCGGCGTCAACACGACAATGCGAAAAATCTTAA
- a CDS encoding replication initiator protein A encodes MMPTDNHARSPLLPERHPTLDFFVCDVFDAAPKGDMASMEHPIFSLSTKPDHRVRRYEHNDNFIEVKPSSDGLATVHDRDVLIYCISQLVAALNRHEHVSQVVRFRAHDLLKATNRMTNGQGYEALKAAFERLSGTRISTNIVTGGREEFETFGLIERARIVRETRDGRMQEIEIKLSDWVFGAIQSQEVLTLHRDYFRLRRPIERRLYELARKHCGRQPEWRISLELLRKKCGSGSTLKEFKRLVGKVVQDDARNHHMPDYRVRLEERRTNAEDIVVFESRGTIPTKSTSECRLPPPLAPDTYHTARVVAPGWDVHELERQWRSWAEASGAEPPRDVNAAFIGFCRKWTGRHSLSPRRR; translated from the coding sequence ATGATGCCAACCGACAATCATGCTCGCTCCCCACTGCTTCCCGAACGTCATCCCACGCTCGACTTCTTCGTCTGCGATGTGTTCGACGCCGCACCAAAAGGGGACATGGCCTCGATGGAGCACCCGATCTTTTCACTGTCGACCAAGCCCGATCACCGCGTCCGCCGATACGAACACAACGACAACTTCATCGAAGTAAAACCATCCTCCGACGGCTTGGCGACGGTCCACGACCGCGACGTGCTGATCTACTGCATCTCGCAATTGGTCGCTGCCCTCAACCGCCACGAACACGTCTCGCAAGTCGTCCGCTTCCGAGCTCACGATCTGCTCAAAGCCACGAACCGCATGACGAACGGGCAGGGGTACGAAGCCCTCAAAGCCGCCTTCGAGCGTCTCTCCGGCACGCGCATCAGCACCAACATCGTCACCGGCGGCCGAGAAGAGTTTGAAACCTTCGGCCTCATCGAACGAGCGCGGATCGTCCGCGAAACTCGCGACGGCCGCATGCAAGAGATCGAAATCAAGCTCTCCGACTGGGTCTTCGGAGCGATCCAGTCGCAAGAAGTGCTCACCCTCCACCGCGACTACTTCCGCCTCCGCCGTCCGATCGAACGCCGGCTCTACGAACTGGCGCGCAAGCACTGCGGCCGCCAGCCCGAATGGCGTATCTCGCTCGAACTGCTCCGCAAGAAATGCGGCTCGGGCTCGACTCTGAAGGAATTCAAACGCCTGGTCGGAAAAGTCGTCCAAGACGACGCCCGCAACCACCATATGCCCGATTACCGCGTGCGTCTTGAGGAACGCCGAACGAACGCCGAAGACATCGTTGTCTTTGAGAGCCGCGGCACTATCCCGACAAAGTCGACAAGCGAATGCCGTCTCCCGCCGCCGCTTGCGCCGGACACCTACCACACCGCCCGAGTTGTTGCACCCGGCTGGGACGTTCATGAGCTTGAACGACAGTGGCGATCTTGGGCAGAAGCTTCTGGCGCAGAACCGCCTCGCGACGTTAACGCGGCGTTTATTGGATTCTGTCGAAAATGGACAGGGCGGCACTCCCTCTCGCCGAGGCGTCGGTAA
- a CDS encoding CHAT domain-containing protein: protein MWGFVRKIVSNWRIQGEVSAANMAADDFRLKGDFENARRELERALEIARQLPEDRAKTALFSHLLGRLAPILDDLCLWTAARETGFAALEHTRKLAEEDPKYYLPQLASQLSNLGNTLDDLEDWPEAFSAYEEAISYRRKLAEEYGEVYRPKLTLTLTAYGNALRRSGSPEEARQILEEALSFAPQEDECSLDWLELRQGAMVRLAHAFSDLGELEASRDLYQEAIRMLEKLGRKSDLAHALQSLGAVNHKLGRLEESLSDIERSIEITIEIEVMSPASHLADLASAHNNQGNILAELRRNDEAQASFLVAIDIRRNLSIVAPRQRLALARSLNNFGSFLRTSGQSNRAIPVLEEAKAILEEENGEEIDECSEVFARTLHNLGAANLDQSRYENGIAFLTRAVTIRRRLCEQVSDRLAPLLARSIECRAIGFSYVGDFEASSSDFRIALEIQRQEANSKRPPAVADLAVSLSNYSYTLHHLGKVSESILVLEEACMLQRDLAKEYPDAFLPSLAATLGNLAAELVEANDHVRGVQIFHEEIDILQQLIDNGTKDLESALAAAQGELGKVLMSTEKGLDLMRKAAESLQRLSESDPDSQLERRRSLFEALGKSLWIFYDDNGDEEYLTESYQWLSRAEDLGETQRYRFIDPRKRREATEKLHDVHLTLIDISYELWARNPDQTRFLAGLIHRSERGRARALVDSLHGAMQPRNTPDHIIEQLKRARADAEAWAQLLHETEARNGRHPLLPTIHGFSQRKHQEIKSQRHEDYEAVGLAIDSNLPGMRAAFRAASDAYRHVVDTIRLEYDSSFDPDATHLSSDFAGTQQSLSDDAALIHLTVTSFATYVVLVTGDRILAVRSTGLNREALRQLSARLNFDLEANSQPDKIAEWGTYLDEFLSLIGGKLLSPVLGELPESIRSLVIIPHRELHFAPFAAVPYNNGERLCDRFALQTAPSLAVHLASMKNGKTTISQVLRADIPQDEWDEELLFQPVELRRLESYFRERVNAVDVKGGVESLSRESIEHDIWYYCGHSKFNSNDPLASRLGGKNAMVNLRDIFVRLDLSDTQLAVLSSCESGLANSDELDEHVGFASAFLASGCSSVVSSLWNVNDLATMLLMDRFWRHFTRGATMASALRNAQRWVRGVADDDGEALTSVAALLDLLASEEFSPSFDSEEHREDCLDEARLWENQSGPPFAATKHWAAFTVAGDGGLCRLNTE from the coding sequence ATGTGGGGTTTCGTGCGAAAAATTGTTTCAAATTGGCGAATTCAGGGAGAGGTATCCGCCGCTAACATGGCGGCGGATGATTTCCGCCTGAAGGGTGATTTCGAGAATGCGAGACGAGAACTTGAGCGAGCATTGGAGATCGCACGACAACTTCCAGAAGACCGGGCGAAGACTGCTCTCTTCTCCCACCTCCTCGGACGATTGGCTCCAATTCTAGATGACCTCTGCTTGTGGACTGCCGCTCGGGAGACGGGTTTCGCCGCCTTAGAGCACACTCGAAAATTGGCCGAGGAAGATCCGAAATACTATTTGCCGCAGCTTGCGTCCCAGCTAAGCAACCTCGGAAATACACTAGATGATCTGGAAGATTGGCCAGAGGCATTTTCTGCTTATGAAGAGGCAATCTCATATCGCAGGAAGCTTGCTGAGGAGTATGGGGAAGTTTATCGCCCCAAACTTACTTTGACACTCACCGCATATGGCAACGCTTTGCGTCGATCTGGGTCTCCAGAAGAGGCTAGGCAAATTCTGGAGGAAGCACTATCCTTCGCGCCTCAAGAGGATGAGTGCAGTCTTGATTGGCTTGAACTGCGACAGGGTGCGATGGTGCGACTGGCGCACGCTTTCAGCGATCTCGGCGAGTTAGAGGCCTCGAGAGATCTATATCAAGAAGCAATACGCATGCTAGAGAAACTGGGAAGAAAAAGCGATCTTGCCCATGCATTGCAGAGTCTTGGCGCCGTTAATCACAAACTGGGACGATTGGAGGAGTCCCTCTCTGATATTGAACGGTCCATCGAAATCACAATAGAGATTGAGGTTATGTCGCCGGCTAGTCACCTTGCGGACCTAGCGTCTGCTCATAACAACCAAGGGAATATTCTCGCTGAGCTTCGAAGAAACGACGAAGCTCAAGCGTCCTTCTTAGTTGCAATTGATATTCGCCGAAATCTGTCTATCGTCGCCCCAAGGCAACGGCTGGCGCTTGCGCGGTCGCTCAACAACTTCGGTTCCTTTTTACGAACCTCGGGTCAAAGCAATCGGGCTATTCCCGTTCTGGAAGAAGCCAAGGCGATCTTGGAGGAAGAAAACGGCGAGGAAATAGATGAGTGCAGCGAAGTCTTCGCACGAACGTTACACAACTTGGGCGCGGCCAATCTTGACCAGTCGCGGTATGAAAATGGGATCGCCTTCTTGACCCGAGCAGTCACAATTCGGAGGCGACTTTGCGAGCAAGTCAGTGATCGGCTTGCGCCTTTACTTGCACGCTCAATCGAGTGCCGTGCAATCGGGTTCAGCTATGTTGGCGACTTCGAGGCTTCTAGCAGCGATTTTCGTATTGCACTGGAAATTCAGCGGCAAGAGGCCAACTCGAAACGACCGCCTGCAGTTGCTGATTTGGCGGTGAGCCTTAGCAACTATTCCTATACACTCCACCACCTCGGCAAGGTTTCAGAGAGTATACTGGTGCTGGAAGAGGCGTGTATGCTGCAGCGAGACCTCGCGAAGGAATATCCTGATGCGTTTTTGCCGAGCTTGGCGGCGACCTTGGGCAATCTAGCAGCCGAGTTGGTAGAAGCGAATGATCATGTGAGGGGCGTCCAAATTTTTCACGAAGAAATCGACATTCTTCAACAATTGATTGACAACGGAACCAAAGATTTGGAATCGGCCTTGGCAGCCGCCCAGGGCGAGCTTGGCAAGGTTCTAATGTCAACTGAAAAGGGCCTGGATCTTATGCGAAAGGCGGCCGAGTCACTGCAGAGGCTCAGCGAGTCGGATCCGGATTCGCAGCTTGAGCGTCGCCGCTCATTGTTTGAAGCGCTGGGAAAATCGCTTTGGATCTTCTACGATGACAACGGAGACGAGGAATATCTCACGGAATCGTATCAGTGGTTATCGCGCGCCGAAGATCTAGGAGAAACGCAGCGCTACAGATTTATCGATCCCCGAAAACGACGTGAAGCCACCGAGAAGCTACACGACGTGCATCTGACCCTTATCGACATCAGCTATGAACTCTGGGCTCGAAATCCCGATCAGACCAGGTTCCTAGCCGGATTGATTCATCGTAGCGAAAGAGGTCGGGCGAGAGCATTAGTTGACTCGCTGCATGGAGCGATGCAGCCTCGAAATACTCCCGACCATATCATTGAACAGCTGAAGCGAGCGCGAGCCGACGCCGAGGCGTGGGCGCAGCTTCTCCACGAAACTGAAGCGAGAAACGGCCGTCACCCGCTACTGCCCACCATCCATGGCTTCAGTCAGCGCAAGCATCAGGAAATCAAGAGCCAACGCCACGAAGATTACGAGGCTGTTGGCTTGGCGATCGACAGTAATCTGCCAGGAATGCGGGCCGCGTTTCGCGCCGCCTCCGATGCTTATCGTCACGTCGTAGATACGATTCGCCTTGAATACGATTCTTCGTTCGACCCAGATGCGACGCACTTGAGTTCCGATTTTGCCGGTACTCAACAGTCTTTGAGTGACGATGCGGCCCTGATTCACCTGACTGTCACGTCATTCGCGACCTACGTCGTGCTCGTGACAGGCGACCGTATCCTGGCTGTCAGATCAACTGGTCTTAACCGGGAGGCATTGCGTCAGCTTTCGGCTCGCTTGAACTTCGACTTGGAAGCGAACAGTCAGCCCGACAAAATCGCCGAATGGGGAACATACTTGGACGAGTTTCTCTCGTTGATAGGCGGGAAGTTGCTGTCGCCGGTTCTTGGCGAGCTTCCCGAGAGTATTCGCTCTCTGGTTATCATTCCGCATCGAGAACTGCATTTCGCACCTTTCGCCGCCGTTCCTTACAATAACGGCGAACGGTTGTGTGATCGCTTCGCTTTGCAAACCGCACCCAGTTTGGCGGTCCACCTGGCGAGTATGAAAAATGGCAAGACCACGATCAGCCAAGTGCTGCGAGCGGATATTCCGCAAGATGAATGGGACGAGGAACTCCTTTTCCAACCGGTCGAATTGCGGAGGCTTGAATCCTACTTCCGAGAAAGGGTAAACGCTGTTGACGTCAAGGGAGGCGTTGAGTCGCTGTCGCGAGAGTCGATTGAACATGACATCTGGTACTATTGCGGTCATTCAAAATTTAATTCAAATGATCCCTTGGCGTCGCGACTCGGTGGAAAGAATGCAATGGTTAATCTGCGGGACATTTTTGTTCGCCTTGACCTGTCCGACACCCAACTCGCGGTACTTAGCTCGTGTGAAAGCGGGCTCGCCAACTCCGACGAGCTGGATGAACACGTCGGTTTTGCGTCGGCCTTCCTGGCGTCCGGTTGCTCGTCGGTGGTCAGCAGCTTGTGGAATGTCAACGATCTGGCAACGATGCTTCTCATGGATCGGTTCTGGAGGCATTTCACGCGAGGAGCTACAATGGCTTCTGCTTTACGGAATGCCCAACGCTGGGTGCGAGGCGTTGCCGATGACGATGGCGAGGCTTTGACGAGCGTAGCAGCACTCTTGGATCTCCTGGCTTCCGAGGAATTTTCACCGTCATTTGACAGTGAAGAGCACCGCGAAGACTGCCTCGATGAAGCTAGGCTTTGGGAAAACCAATCGGGACCACCTTTTGCTGCGACGAAGCATTGGGCCGCGTTCACAGTCGCCGGAGACGGCGGATTATGCAGGTTGAATACTGAATGA